The Psychrobacter sp. P11G3 genomic interval ATAAACGCGGTATTTATAGCGCTACTAGCTATGATGGTCAGCTGACATTCGATCAGAGTTATACCTTTGCTGAGACTTTAGAAAATTTAGATCAGATTGGCAATACAATCGACAATGATACAGATAAGACACAGCTAGCCAAAACCATTACCCACTGGAATAAAGCAAAATTGATCATTCCCGTGTCTGACTTACGCGGTGTCGCTACCTTGCCTACTGTCACAATCAATCAAAAATCAATTGCAGCAAACTATCCGCAGATACCAATGATAGAGAACTTAACCTATGTCGAAGTAGATATTCCTAAAGACGTATTGGAGCAATTAAGCAATCTTACTAGCCAGCAGAATAAAGATAGCTTGGCTACCACAGGCTCAATAAATACAGATCTAAATAAATCAGAGGTGAGTAGCCAATTATCCAGCCCTAAAGACAATCAAGCGCTTCATATTGTGATCGACTTGCCATTAGCTGGCATTAGTAATGTAACGACTGTCCCAACTGGGCAGAACTTTACTCTATCTATGCATAGTGATTGGCAGACACCAAATTTCATCGGTAAAGCATTACCAAATACCAAGAGCATTACCGCTGGAGGATTTGATGCCAGTTGGCAAAATCAGTATTTGACCGTCGCCAATAACCAATACCTCTCTCAGTGCATCAGCGCACCTAACCATCACTGTACTATCATGAGTGAATCAATGCTCAATACCGATTTTGAGTCATCGAGAGGTCAGACGGCAGACAGCACGACAGTGGCTGGCAGCAATCAAAGTGTTCTGCTGAACAGCTTTGGGGTTAGTTTTGCGAGCCCAAATGATGTCTATCTACAAACCGAACGAGCCATGAAGTATGCTCTGCTATTAATCTTAGTATCGTTTGGCACTTTCTTTTTGTTTGAAGTGCTCAAATCAAGTCGGATCCACCCTATTCAGTATCTGCTAGTCGGTTGTGCGCTATTTGTTTTTTATGTCTTATTACTACCGCTGGCTGAGCAGATAGTATTTTGGAAAGCATATACTGTAGCGGCTAGCGCCTGTATAGGGCTTATTGGCTGGTATAGCTACTATGTATTTGGCGGTTTAAAACGGGCAGTCATCTTTACCGCAACACTTGCTGGACTATATGCTGCATTTTTTGGGATTTTAAGTACAGAGGACCTAAATCTATTACTGGGTGCGCTATTCTGCTTTGTGATACTTGCCTGCGTGATGGTGATGACTCGCAAACTTGACTGGTATAAAGTTACTTAAATAAAGTCACGTAAATTATGCAAGCCACTTAACCCATATTATTTATGAAACCAGTCAGACAAACTGTCAGTAAATGAGAGATTTTTATCTGATAATTTAAAAGCAGCACTTGGCTGCCTTAGCCTATCAATTGAGCTAAGTCAGCCAAGTGCTTATATTATTTGACTATCTCATTGTTTAACGCTTTAGCCCAGTTATTGCAATTATCCTCGCAGCGCGGGCAACACTGATTGGGGTCAGTGATTTCATCGACGTAACCACAATACATACAAGCATAATTAACCCCTGCTTCTACTTGCTCGACTGGTCGGTATTGCTTGGGGAAAAGCGGCATCCCGTAGTCTGTTTTTTCAGAGGTGTGCAATAAAATACTAAAATTGCCATCAGCTTCGAGCAAACCGACACGAACTTGTCCTAAATGCTCAACCCCTTGTTGGCGCATTTCAGCAAAAAACTCATCGTGTGACATTTCCCCCTGTTTAATCTTATCAAGCACCAACATGCCATCTTCTACAATATACATTGAGCGCCCCTCTAGCAGGTCCTCAAAAGGCTGGAATTTCATCATCGCCCAAGTACACAGCCTATAGAGTGAAATGACTGTACCCATGATTAATACCGCTTGGATAATGGGCAGGTCTTCGGTGAACATAGGATCACCTGCAATAGAGCCCAACGACAAAATAATGGTTAGCTCAAAAATAGAGAGCTGACGGACACCGCGCTTACCAGTGAATCGTAAAAATGTGATAATTAATACAAACATTACAGTGACACGTATTAAAATTTCTACGGCAAACAACCAAGTTGTGTCATAAATAAAAATACTTGCCCAATCCATACTATCTTTTCCTATTTATTTATCTAATTTATTGTGTTTAATGAGTGTTGTTCTAACAGTTCGTTTGATGCGGCGCACATCATCCCTATTTTTAGACCTTATCGTCAATACAACTATCGTTATTCTGATTTAAAAGAGACTTTTTTCCATAAGTACGACAAAATATCCTGTCCTGTGAGACAGCTATAGATTAGATTGATAAGTTATCAATCTATTATCTTTGCTAGAGAAAACGATCGTTATAACAGCGTATCTTAAGACCTAAAACTAAAATCCTATGTTTGTCTGTTTTGTGCCATTTATTCATTGTAGGAATTACTTTTGAAAGCCACTATTTATACCATTATTGCGTTAATCGCCTTTGCCGCAAACTCCCTGTTTTGCCGAATGGCATTGGCAGAAGGCTATATTGACGCTTGGAGTTTTACAATCATCAGGCTAGTAAGTGCGGCGGCCTGTCTAGGCCTTATCATGGCTGTACATGCTTACAGAATGCGACGCCAAACGCCCAATCATGACAACTCTACTGTCCACGCTATATTAAATGACAAAGGCAGTTGGTTAAGTAGTCTCAGCTTGGTGATTTATGCGCTGTGCTTTTCAATTGCGTATGTAGAGCTGGATACTGGCACTGGGGCATTGATTTTGTTTTCAGCGGTTCAGCTGACGATGATTGGCTGGGGTATCTATAAAAAAGAACAGCTCAGCGCGCTACAATGGTTAGCGTTTGTCGTTGCAGTGGCGGGGTTTGTATATCTGATGTTGCCATCCGCTGCCATACCGTCACCATTGGCTGCAGCGTTAATGGCTATGAGCGGCATAGCTTGGGGAGTATATAGTATACGCGGCAAATCATGTGTCTCACCGCTGCGAGCGACAGGGTTTAATTTTGTGCGTAGTTTAGTCGCTGTGCCTATACTACTACTGGTAGGTATGACGTATCTAGATGACTTAGGTTTGAAAAATATCAATTTGGATGGTATTACCATTGAAGGTGTACTACTCGCCTGTGCATCCGGAGCGATCGCCTCAGGGTTGGGCTATAGTATCTGGTATACAGCGATGCCACTATTGAAAAACACACAAGCCGCTATCGTTCAGCTATGTGTCCCTGTGATTGCTGCGTTGCTAGGTGTGATATTTTTATCTGAGCAGTTAACTATGCCCTTTATTATCGCAAGTACGGTCATTTTGGGCGCGGTCTTGGTGTTTACCTTAAATAAAAAAGTACCGGTATAAAATAATGCTATTAACAACCTATCATTAGCTAAACTGCTCAGAAAAAGTTCCAGCTTATGATTCTACCAGACAACATAAAACGCCCCGACTCTTATAAATCGAGGCGTTTTATATTCGAGTTATTATTTTAATATTGCTAGTCTACGGTCAACAGTCGTTGAACAACAGCATTTAAGCAACAGTAACTTCTAGACGAGTATCGACATTGCCGCGAGTGGCGTTAGAGTATGGACATACCTGATGCGTGGCTTCGATCAACTGCTGCGCCTGCGCTTCATCAATACCTGATACTTCTACAGATAACTCTATCTCTAAGTTATAGCTACCGTCAGCTTTCATACCGATACCCACTTGCGCAGAAGTTTTTGAAGCGGTAACAGGCAATTTCATGTGCTGTGCTATCATGCTCAAAGCGCTATCAAAACAAGCCGCGTAACCCATGGCAAAAAGCTGTTCTGGATTCACGCCTTCTTTGTCTTGCTCTTGAAAAGACACCAAGTCAAATCCCAACGAACCATCGTCTAATCCAGTATGGCCAGAACGTCCACCAGTAGCGGTTGCGCGTGTTTTATAGAATATTTTCATGAGTAATTATTCCTTGTTTCATATTATTAGAGGTCGTACTTACGCTGTTGCGATGAGATTATTATAGAATCCTCTGAACTCATACGTTAGAACAAATCTCTATAACTCTTGCCTAATCCTACAAATATTTATACTATCAGACAATCTTATAAAATAAGCACTCGTGATGAATCAAACGACTATTGACCAACTTTTAGCAGTACTACCTAGAAATAAAACCCTTAAATCTGCTGTTTCAGGCTTGTTCTTTTACTGCGCGGACAAACCAAGCAAAGCCGTAAGCTATATTCAAGAGCCAAGTATTTGTATTGTACTGCAAGGTGAACGAGAGATTTACTTGGGTGCTGACTGTCAAAGGTTTGACAATAGTAACTTGATGTTCTGTCCCGTTAATATACCGCTAAGTATGCATATTAAACACGCTTCGATAAAAAACCCTGTCATTGTTTTATCAATGAAATTAGATTTAGCTATGATTAGAGACGTCTTATCACAAATACCCACGACACAACCAATGACAGGTAGTCATTTAGGGATAAAGTGGCACTTAGATGACACCATAATGGACGCATTTGAGCGATTGATACGCTTGCTTGATTATCCAAACGATATTAATTTTCTGTCTTCTTTAATTCAACAAGAAATATACTATCGCCTACTCTTGGCTGAACAAGGCAACAAACTTAAGCAATTGGTCGTTAGCGGTAGCCATACACACCGCATTGCCCAAGCGACTGACTGGATAAAGGCACATCTGGATGAACCTATCATGGTTGAGAGCTTGGCTAGTAGATGCGGCATGAGTGTCTCAGGGTTTCATCAGCACTTTAAAGAAATAACCCAGCTGAGTCCGCTACAGTATCAAAAAAGCTTACGTTTAATGGAAGCTAGGCGCTTAATTAAGATGCATGGGACGCAAATATCACAAGTAGCAATGCAAGTAGGCTACGAAAGCCCTAGTCAGTTCAGCCGAGAATATAAGCGATTTTTTGGTGTGAGCCCGAGTAATGAGTTGTAATTATAATCTTACTTTTTAATAGAATAAATTTAATTTGCTTAGGCTATTTTCTATTATATCTATGGAGTTCTTCCTTAAAAAAACATCATTTTTAAATTGAATGATTCATGAAGTATTTTAAATAAATAGAAAAATTGGTTGACGTGACCATATATTCGTATTATAACATATTGTATATATTTAAAATAATGAATGTATAGGAGCAGCTTTACTCTGTGTACGATCGATGTAAAGCGATCAATAGAAAGCTTAGGGAGGAGATAACATGATTCGTTTAAGCTACACTCTCAAATGCTGGGCACTTGGCATCACGTTTTTTACAGTGTTCTACTTTATGGTAGTCATGAGTGACCCTGGCTTTAGTAAGTACATTTATATGTTAGCTTTCAGCACTTTGCTATTCCCTATTGCTAAGCGTGCAGTCGATGTCATGACCGATTTTTTCGCACCAGATATTGAATTGTTCAATGGATTGTTACCATCACTTTTGATTAATATTGTGATTTGGATACTTACTCCATTTATCGTCGCATTAACAGTGATTGCCTATGTACTTTATAGCATGGGTGTACTGACAGAAAAGATTAGCCATTAGATATTATACAAATAGAAAGGCTAGATTAGTGCTTGCTAACTTAAACTTTCTATTTGTGCATTAAAGTTCTAAACAAATACCTGATAAGATTTTTTATATCACGTCTCAATCCGCTCACTATATGTAATATGGATTTTTAAATGCTTACTTACTAACTTCATTTCCTCATATATTTCCCGTGTATGAGACTTTCTCTGTAATGTGTCTGAAGAGTTTTTTATAACGAGATAAGAAATCAAATTCAAACTACGGCAACCTTCAATAAGATTTGATTCGCTTGGCATTCTCAATATTTTTGCAAAAACACTATAAAGTAAAATAGCTTGTTTCTTTGCCAAAATCATTGAAGATAATCTTATAACTTCATTTTGTACATCCTTATTGACATTATCATTTATAAAGCCCGATTGTTCTCGAAGAAATAGAGATGAAACTTCTCCAAGTGTTTCTTTTAACCCTACTATGGGTTCTAAAATCAACTTTAAAATAAACTGACCTATGACAAAAATTGTGACACCTGCAATTATAGTTAGAAACATTTTATAAACCTCACAATTAAAGAGAATTATATACAACCTTCTAACTCACCTTATCCCACATCTTGCTTAGACGCTTGGGCGATACTGCCATACGAGTTTTCATAGGCTGGGCAAACAGTTGAATACGGTATTCCTCCACCATCCAGCGATACTCACTGATGGCTTCTTTGTCCGCACGTCCTGCTAGCCGTTCCATATGCAAGTCAAGAGCATAAACACCATCGAGGTCGGCGTCGAGATTGTGCTCCAGACGCTCTAGTCGAATCTGTAGCGCTTCAAGATAGCGTGGGTACTGTTGCCAGTGGCTGTAATCCATCCGATAAACAAAATCAGCCAAATGTAAATCTTCTAACTGATCTTCGATATCATCGATAGACTCACCAAATATTTCACGATCTAACATCAGCAACCCTTGGCGAATACGTTGCCAACGAGTATAGACATTCTTAAGCGTTTTGATAACGCTTTGACCAGTTAATAAGAAATTACTCACTACCACTTCGAGAGTCTGAGTATACTCCTCAGAGGTAAACGGTAGCTCCTCGCTCAATCCGACTGCAATATCATCGGCGCTTTCTGGTAAATTTTCAGAATGATCAAATAAGATATAGTGCTCTTCGAGAGCCGCGTCTAACGCAGCATCTATAACGATCGTTTTGAGTTTATCCATGTCGCCAAGTGGCGCAAATGCCAGTTTAAATATACTGTCGATTTGGCTCGTTAACTGCTTTTTCTTTGCACCCAGTTTGCCTTTGATTAAAGTCAGCACCCCGATACGATGTGCTTGAAGTGCTGCATTGACATCAGTGTATTGATGAATCGATACAGCTTCTCCCGCTTCATCAGCGACGAGCGCCGCAAACTGTTTCATTACCACACCTGCGCTATGATGATTTTTGCTAAAAGCAAAATGCTCAGGGAACTCAGTATGCACGCCTTGCTGCTCATTTACCGCTTGACTGGTTTCAGATGCATGACGAATCTGTAGGGTTTGCAGGTCACGGCCTTTTTCGATGATACGGTTTTTCTCATCGACCACGCAGATTTGTGGCTGCAAATAACGATCAATCGTAGATGGATTGAAGTTCTCTGGCATCACCGACATGATACCGCGACGATGCAGTGCCTGACACAGCTGCTTCAGCAATCCTTGTCCACCCTTCGGCTGCAATTCATCAAACAAACTGTCTGCAGTATTGGGTATCGGTACGATTTGGCGACGTATCTCTTTTGGTAGCGACTTGAGCAGCTGCAATACCAATTCATAGCGCCAACCGGGCACGCCCCACAGTAGCTCAATCGCGTCGAGCTGCGGTAATGCGGCAAGCGGCACACGTATGGTCACACCATCATCATCGCTGGCGGGATCAAAGATATAGCGGAGCGGCAGTTTTAAATCGCCCAACTTCCACACTTCTGGGAAGTCCCCTGTGGTCGGCGCTTGGCTATTAAGTACATCTTCATCGGTAAAGAATAGATGCTTGGCATCATGCTTTTCGACTTCTGCACGCCAATCCTCAAACGCTTTACGACTAGCGACATGCTCAGGGATTTTCTTATCATAGAACTGATAGAGCGTCTCTTCATCTACCAACAAATCACGGCGACGCAGCTTGTCTTCGATCCGCTCAACATGAGCAATCTTGTCCATGTTATGTTGCAAAAATGGTGCATTGCGACCAAAGTTACCAGTCACTAAGCCATCACGGATAAAGATCTCTCGTGACTCGACTAGATTTACTTGCTCATAGTTAGTCAGCTGCTTGCTGATAATGATCAAGCCAAATAGGCTAATCTGCGCGTAAGCTTTGACGCGTCCTGTTTTCTTGGACCAGTGTGGTTCGAAGTAATGATATTTCAGCAAATTACCTGCCGCTGAAATAATCCATTCTGGTTCGATTTTGGCAACGGTACGCATAAAGACTTGTGAAGTCTCCACCATCTCAAACGCCATCACCCAAGGTGGTATTTGTTTAAACACCGTGCTGGCTGGGAATATCTTGGCCTTTTGCTGACGCGCAGCCAAATACTCACCGCGGCTTTCAGTCTTATGCGCGATAATAGATAATAAACCCGTCAATAATGCTCTATGCAGATTGGCATATTTGACCGCTTTTAACTCTTCATCTTCGATCGCAGTCGGATCATTAACAGCCACATTTTTATCAGCAGCTTTTGACTCATTGACATCCGTTAATTTCAGCTCAGTGACCATTTGTACCAATTGACGGTGTGTCTGATGCCATTCACGTACACGCGGGAAGCTTAAATAGTTTTTCTTAGCAAACTGCTTACGCTGATTACCAGACAGTTTATTGCCGTCTTCGTCTTTTTCAAACAATGCCTTCCATAGGCTCAAATAAAATAAGAAGTCAGAGTCGTCTTGACGGAAAACAGCATGCTTTTGATCCGCTTGCGTACGTTTATTGGCAGGACGCTCGCGTGGATCCTGTACAGCAAGCGCGGCCACAACGATTAGCATTTCACGAATACAATCAAAGTCAGAACCAGCGACCAGCATACGTGCCAGCCTTGGATCGATTGGCATACGTGCCATTTTCTGACCAGTTGCTGTCAAGCGCAGGTGATCAAGCCCTTTTCTCGCTTTTGGCTTATTGGTTTTGTCCTGAGCAGCGACATCTTTCTTGGAAGTAATAGCGCCCAACTCATCTAGCAATTTATGACCATCAGTAACCAATCGGCTATCAGGCGGCTCAATGAACTCAAAGTCATCCACACTACCCAGACGTAGGTTGGCCATTTGTAGGATTACTGACGCTAAGTTAGTACGTAAAATCTCAGGCTCAGTAAACTCAGGGCGGCCACTAAAATCTTCTTCACTATAAAGACGAATACAAACACCTGGAGCAACACGGCCACAGCGACCTTTACGCTGATTAGCCGCTGCTTGGGAAATTGCTTCAATCGGTAAGCGCTGTACGCGCGAGCGATACGAGTAACGCGAAATCCGTGCAAAACCCAAGTCAATCACATATCGAATACCCGGTACGGTCAATGCAGTCTCAGCAACGTTGGTCGCGATAACAATACGGCGACCTCGACCCGATGGCTGAAAGATACGCTGCTGCTCTTCATAAGTCTGCCGTGCAAATAGTGGCAGTACTTCGGTATGGCGCGGGCCATGACGCTCAAGCACTTCTTGCGTTTCGCGAATCTCCGCTTCAGTCGCAGCAAATATCAAAATATCAGCTTGATCGGCGTGACCTTTACTCTGCGCATCGCTAAAGCACTCTTCGACAGCGGCAACCACAGCACGCGGCAGGTTCTCTTCAAAATCATCGTAGCTGTCATCTTCCGAGCTATTTACTGGCTCATCTGTCAACGGACGATAACGGACTTCTACTGGAAAGCTACGCCCTTCTACATTAAAAATAGGCGCAGGAACTTGCCGTTTAAGCTTATTGTCATAACGGCTGAAGTATTCACTAAAGCGCTTGGTATCAAGAGTCGCCGAGGTAATAATGACTTTTAAATCTGGGCGCTTGGGCAGCATCTTTTTGAGATAACCCATAATAAAATCGATGTTTAAGCTACGCTCATGCGCCTCATCGATAATAATCGTATCGTACTTACTCAAAAACCGATCATGACCCAACTCAGCGAGCAAAATACCATCCGTCATTAGCTTTACAATAGATTGCGCTGTCCCTTGCTCATTAAAGCGAATCTTAAAACTGACCGTATTACCTAATGGCTCACCCAGCTCTTCTGCGATACGGTTTGCTACACTACGAGCAGCCAATCGTCTTGGCTGTGTATGACCTATCTGCCCTGTAATACCGCGCCCTGCTAGCATTGCAAGCTTAGGCAACTGCGTCGTTTTACCAGAACCCGTCTCACCAGCAACGATAATGACTTGATTATCGATAATCGCTTGTACTAAGTCTTCTGCGCGTTGGCTAACAGGCAGATCCAGATTTAGCTTGGCAGGTAAATCACTTGGAATACTATCGATACGTGCCTGCACAGCTTCTTGAGAACGCGTTTTAATTTTTTCGTACTGAGCACGTTTCTTGGCGAGTACATCATCTGAATTATTCTTTTGCTCAGAATCATGATCAGATTTTTTATTTTTAGATACAGCAGCACGTGCCAGTTCTCGCTCAAGACGGCTTAAGTAATAGCTATCCTTGGCAAGTACTGGTAGATCCGCCAGTGGTACTGCTGGCTTCTTAGTATCTTGAGTTTCATTTACAGTAGATGCATCTGGATCGCTGTTTTTAGGAATATTGGGCTTAGAAGTATTGGGCATATTTGCTTAGGCTATTTATTATGTAGAAGTGGTTAGATTATGGGGGTAATTGGGGTATGATTCAAGTTAGTCGAGTCCTGATTGCTCTTGTATCAATAATGCTGAAACTATCACACATTACAGAACGTATCCGAACTTAAGTTATCCAGTAAGTTCATTTAATCAAGCATGTATTGGGTTACTTTTATAAAATTTAGATGAACCTATTATAGCGCCAATTTCTTTAAATTCTTGATGCTTAGATAGCCAACATATTCTTTGTCTTCGCAAGCATTCAGCTCATCTATATCACTGATAGGCTCAATCGAAAGTCGAACATTTGAGAGAAGATCATTTACGTTATATATGTCATCTATATCTACTGCAAACTTATCATCGATATGTGAGGCAGCATCAAAAGGTGATGTTTCATCTTTAAAAGTAAATTGCTTATAAAAATCACTGTTCTTCGCTTGTTTGATCGCGTCAGCTTGGTTAGGTGCAACGATGAGTAGCTTATAATGGAATTCTTCAAAACTGCCCTGCTGATAGCCACCTAGGTTGATAAAGAATAACTTTAAGTCAGCAGCAGCCGTTATTTGCTGACTTGGTTCAATTAACTTGATGGCATAACTACCCACTTTAGTAATTGCTCGATATGAATCAATATGCCATTTATTTTTTACTTCAGGCCAATGCTCATTGATATCTCCTATCAAGTCACTCACCTGAGGGGCCACACCAAAGAAAATATCGTGTTGCTCAATCAGACGACCTTTAGGACGACCGCCCAGTTGAACCATATATAGTGTTAGCATAAAACATTACCTTCTACATGTCTCTAGTGACAACGACTGTTAATTCACTAAAGCGTTTAAAATATTCATTCAATTACTCGTTGGCTTATCCGCCAAAAACTGCTTTACAACGTCAACGGTTGCTAACGGATCTTCTTCGTGCGGTACATGACCTAAATTATCAAATATCTTAAGCTGACTATTACGTATATCTCTATGAAATAACGCGGCGTTTTCTACAGGAATAAGATCATCTTTTGCACCCCATAAGATCAAAGTCGGTATGTCGAGCTGCTTTATCTGCGCTTGGTCACTGTCATCATCAGTCTCATTTAGGCGACGACTTAATGCTTGACGATTACCTTGGCGCAAAGTCAATTCATAATATCTATCAACCAAGGCATCGTTTACTTTGCTATCATCGGCATACACGCTTAAAACGCTTTTCTCAACAATATTTCTGGGTAGGATACGATTTAAAATTGGTGACATCATTGGATATTTAGCAAGTTTAAAACCAATAGGAATATGTTTTGGCGTTGCTGGATAGCCAACTGAGTCTACTAATATTAACCGATCGACACGCTCAGGATACAAAGCGGCGGTGCGCCACGCTACCTTGCCTCCTAATGAATTACCGGCTAGCGTGACACGGTCCAGCTTTAAATGATTGAGTACTTCAATAACAAACGCCGCATAATTTTCGCTGCTATATTGTGTGCTCTCGTCCACATAAGGACCGGTCAAACCGAACCCTGGCAAATCCATGCTCACGACACAGTATTGATCAGACAGCGCCTTGGTCCAGCCCTCCCATGTATGCAAACTCGCCGATGTACCATGCAATAAAACGATTGTTTCGGGTCGGTTTTTTTCGGCTGCATCGCCACGATTTGTACGACAATTAGCTGACTGCGATACATGCGCCTGCATACCTTGTATGTTTATAAATTCGCTGTTGGGTAGTTGCCATTGTTTTAGCTCAGCGACAGTACGATCAGGTGCCCAGTATTTTGCTATAAATACCATTATCACAGCAATTGCGCCTAGCACTATGAGAACAATTGCTTTCAATAAATACTGTGTCATGTGATCAAATCCATTTAATAAGATGACGTTAATAATAAACATTCTATACCGTTATCTCGTATGATAAGCCATAAAAAACCCGACGTTTAAGAATCACTTAAACATCGGGGTTTTTAGCATTTGTACATATGACTGTGTCTACATGAGCTATTTAACTACAATAAGAAAAAGTATGCCCAACACCCAATGATGATAGTAGAGATAATATTAAGGATGACACCTGTACGTATCATTTCTGTTTGCTTGATCAAACCTGTACCAAACACAATAGCATTCGGCGGCGTGGCAACTGGTAGCATAAAGGCACAAGACGCACCGATACCAATAATAAGTACTAAGACCTCACTCGGTATACCCATATGCTCGGCAATTGCCACAAACACAGGTACTAAGAGCGCGGCTGAAGCCGTATTTGATGCAAACTCTGTTAAGAAAATAATAAAGGCTGAGATTGCAAGCATCACCACCAATAGTGGTGCTGTTTGTAAGCCATTAGCAACCGTCTCGCCCAACACTAATGACGCACCTGATACTTTTAGGATATTTGATAGCGCAATACCGCCACCAAATAACATGAGTACGCCCCAATCCGTGTTGTCTGATACTTGTTTCCAAGAAACTAGACCCAAGCTCACGACCGCCACTGCTGCAAGCAACGCAACAACAGCATCTGTATCTTCGATACCAACTGCAGCCCCAATTTGTTTAGACAACATCCAGCTAGCTGCCGTGACAATGAAAACAGTAATTGTTAATACGCGTGTCTTGGTCCAAGGAATAACTTCATCTTGCTCTAGCTTCATAGTACGGTTTAGGTTCGGCTTTAGATACAAATACATCGCACCCAACAGTACTGGTAATAGTATCAGCATCATTGGAATACCAAACTTCATCCAATCAACAAATGCGATATCCAATGCTTTTGCAGCAATGGCATTTGGTGGCGAGCCGACAATCGTGCCCAAACCACCCAAACTTGCTGAATAAGCAATACCAAGCAGTACAAACACAAAAGTACCGCGATCTTCTTTACTATCAACTTGCGTTAAAATACCGAGTGCCAATGGGAGCATCATTGCCGTTGTCGCTGTATTCGATATCCACATGGACAAGAATGCAGTCACACCAAATATCAAAAATACTGCTGTACTGAGCTTACCACCCGACAACGATAGAATTTTTAACGCGATTTTTCTATCGAGCTTTTGTACATGTAACGCGGCAGCCAAGGCAAAACCACCAAAGAAGAGATAAATAATGGGGCTGGCAAAGCTCTGCAGACCGACTTCAGCATTAAAATCAGGAATGCCAACCAAAGTACCAACTACAACCACTAAAATCGCAGTGATAGTGACGTGTATCGCCTCAGTGAGCCATAGCACGCCAATAAAGAATAACAACGCTAACCCTTTATTTGCACTAACTTCAAATGGTAATACGCTATAAATAATAAAGCTAATGATTGCCGCGATGGCGACCACGATCAACCCTTTTCCCGTTCCCTTTGGGAATGTATCTGTAAATAAA includes:
- the hrpA gene encoding ATP-dependent RNA helicase HrpA — its product is MPNTSKPNIPKNSDPDASTVNETQDTKKPAVPLADLPVLAKDSYYLSRLERELARAAVSKNKKSDHDSEQKNNSDDVLAKKRAQYEKIKTRSQEAVQARIDSIPSDLPAKLNLDLPVSQRAEDLVQAIIDNQVIIVAGETGSGKTTQLPKLAMLAGRGITGQIGHTQPRRLAARSVANRIAEELGEPLGNTVSFKIRFNEQGTAQSIVKLMTDGILLAELGHDRFLSKYDTIIIDEAHERSLNIDFIMGYLKKMLPKRPDLKVIITSATLDTKRFSEYFSRYDNKLKRQVPAPIFNVEGRSFPVEVRYRPLTDEPVNSSEDDSYDDFEENLPRAVVAAVEECFSDAQSKGHADQADILIFAATEAEIRETQEVLERHGPRHTEVLPLFARQTYEEQQRIFQPSGRGRRIVIATNVAETALTVPGIRYVIDLGFARISRYSYRSRVQRLPIEAISQAAANQRKGRCGRVAPGVCIRLYSEEDFSGRPEFTEPEILRTNLASVILQMANLRLGSVDDFEFIEPPDSRLVTDGHKLLDELGAITSKKDVAAQDKTNKPKARKGLDHLRLTATGQKMARMPIDPRLARMLVAGSDFDCIREMLIVVAALAVQDPRERPANKRTQADQKHAVFRQDDSDFLFYLSLWKALFEKDEDGNKLSGNQRKQFAKKNYLSFPRVREWHQTHRQLVQMVTELKLTDVNESKAADKNVAVNDPTAIEDEELKAVKYANLHRALLTGLLSIIAHKTESRGEYLAARQQKAKIFPASTVFKQIPPWVMAFEMVETSQVFMRTVAKIEPEWIISAAGNLLKYHYFEPHWSKKTGRVKAYAQISLFGLIIISKQLTNYEQVNLVESREIFIRDGLVTGNFGRNAPFLQHNMDKIAHVERIEDKLRRRDLLVDEETLYQFYDKKIPEHVASRKAFEDWRAEVEKHDAKHLFFTDEDVLNSQAPTTGDFPEVWKLGDLKLPLRYIFDPASDDDGVTIRVPLAALPQLDAIELLWGVPGWRYELVLQLLKSLPKEIRRQIVPIPNTADSLFDELQPKGGQGLLKQLCQALHRRGIMSVMPENFNPSTIDRYLQPQICVVDEKNRIIEKGRDLQTLQIRHASETSQAVNEQQGVHTEFPEHFAFSKNHHSAGVVMKQFAALVADEAGEAVSIHQYTDVNAALQAHRIGVLTLIKGKLGAKKKQLTSQIDSIFKLAFAPLGDMDKLKTIVIDAALDAALEEHYILFDHSENLPESADDIAVGLSEELPFTSEEYTQTLEVVVSNFLLTGQSVIKTLKNVYTRWQRIRQGLLMLDREIFGESIDDIEDQLEDLHLADFVYRMDYSHWQQYPRYLEALQIRLERLEHNLDADLDGVYALDLHMERLAGRADKEAISEYRWMVEEYRIQLFAQPMKTRMAVSPKRLSKMWDKVS
- a CDS encoding alpha/beta fold hydrolase, with the protein product MTQYLLKAIVLIVLGAIAVIMVFIAKYWAPDRTVAELKQWQLPNSEFINIQGMQAHVSQSANCRTNRGDAAEKNRPETIVLLHGTSASLHTWEGWTKALSDQYCVVSMDLPGFGLTGPYVDESTQYSSENYAAFVIEVLNHLKLDRVTLAGNSLGGKVAWRTAALYPERVDRLILVDSVGYPATPKHIPIGFKLAKYPMMSPILNRILPRNIVEKSVLSVYADDSKVNDALVDRYYELTLRQGNRQALSRRLNETDDDSDQAQIKQLDIPTLILWGAKDDLIPVENAALFHRDIRNSQLKIFDNLGHVPHEEDPLATVDVVKQFLADKPTSN
- a CDS encoding DUF1543 domain-containing protein — its product is MLTLYMVQLGGRPKGRLIEQHDIFFGVAPQVSDLIGDINEHWPEVKNKWHIDSYRAITKVGSYAIKLIEPSQQITAAADLKLFFINLGGYQQGSFEEFHYKLLIVAPNQADAIKQAKNSDFYKQFTFKDETSPFDAASHIDDKFAVDIDDIYNVNDLLSNVRLSIEPISDIDELNACEDKEYVGYLSIKNLKKLAL